The DNA region CCTTGATGATCTAGACAATTTTGATTCCGAAGATTCTTCAGATCTGAACTATCATGCGATGTTAAAAGCACGTCCAGTGAAAAAGACTGGCTACATCGTTATCACCTCTGATAAAGGATTAGTTGGTGGTTATAATAGTTCGATCTTAAAACAAACGATGAAAATGATGAGTGATGATCACGACTCACAAGAAGAATTTGTTTTGATCGCAATTGGCGGAACTGGAGCTGATTTTTTCAAGGCTCGCGGCATCAATGTTGCATATGAATTGCGCGGACTGACTGATCAACCAACGTTTGATGAGGTCAGAAAAATCGTTTCAGCAGCAACATCAATGTATGAAAACGAAGTTTTTGATGAATTATATGTTTGTTATAATCACCACATCAATTCATTGACAAGCCAATTTCGAGTAGAAAAGATGCTGCCGATTTCAGATTTAGATCCGGAAGAAGCAACAACTTATGAGCAAGAATATATATTGGAACCTTCAAAAGAAGCGATCCTTGATAATTTATTGCCTCAATATGCGGAAAGCTTGATTTATGGAGCCATTATCGATGCCAAAACAGCTGAACATGCTGCTGGTATGACTGCTATGAAAACGGCAACGGATAATGCTCAAAATATTATTAGTGATTTAACGATTTCATATAACCGAGCTCGACAAGGAGCA from Enterococcus sp. 9D6_DIV0238 includes:
- a CDS encoding F0F1 ATP synthase subunit gamma is translated as MGASLNEIKQRIASTKKTSQITNAMQMVSGAKLTKSEAASRSFQEYASKIRSIVTHLVASQLNDLDDLDNFDSEDSSDLNYHAMLKARPVKKTGYIVITSDKGLVGGYNSSILKQTMKMMSDDHDSQEEFVLIAIGGTGADFFKARGINVAYELRGLTDQPTFDEVRKIVSAATSMYENEVFDELYVCYNHHINSLTSQFRVEKMLPISDLDPEEATTYEQEYILEPSKEAILDNLLPQYAESLIYGAIIDAKTAEHAAGMTAMKTATDNAQNIISDLTISYNRARQGAITQEITEIVAGAAALE